From a single Plutella xylostella chromosome 5, ilPluXylo3.1, whole genome shotgun sequence genomic region:
- the LOC105391526 gene encoding ADP-ribosylation factor 6, producing the protein MGKLLSKIFGNKEMRILMLGLDAAGKTTILYKLKLGQSVTTIPTVGFNVETVTYKNVKFNVWDVGGQDKIRPLWRHYYTGTQGLIFVVDCADRDRIDEARQELHRIINDREMRDAIILIFANKQDLPDAMKPHEIQEKLGLTRIRDRNWYVQPSCATSGDGLYEGLTWLTSNHKL; encoded by the exons ATGGGGAAGCTGCTGTCGAAGATCTTCGGCAACAAGGAGATGCGGATACTGATGCTCGGCCTCGACGCCGCCGGCAAGACTA CTATTTTATATAAACTTAAACTAGGCCAGTCAGTCACAACGATCCCCACCGTCGGCTTTAACGTGGAGACCGTCACGTATAAGAACGTCAAATTCAACGTGTGGGACGTCGGGGGGCAGGACAAGATACGACCACTGTGGAGGCATTATTACACAG GCACCCAAGGCCTAATATTCGTGGTGGACTGCGCGGACCGCGACCGCATCGACGAGGCGCGGCAGGAGCTGCACCGCATCATCAACGACCGCGAGATGCGCGACGCCATCATACTCATATTCGCTAATAAGCAGGACCTGCCTGACG CGATGAAACCGCACGAGATCCAAGAGAAGCTCGGGCTGACGCGCATCCGGGACCGCAACTGGTACGTGCAGCCGTCGTGCGCCACCTCCGGCGACGGGCTCTACGAGGGGCTGACGTGGCTCACCAGCAACCACAAGTTATGA